A single Meles meles chromosome 20, mMelMel3.1 paternal haplotype, whole genome shotgun sequence DNA region contains:
- the NEK4 gene encoding serine/threonine-protein kinase Nek4 isoform X3, producing MPLAAYCYLRVVGRGSYGEVTLVRHRRDGRQYVIKKLNLRNASSRERRAAEQEAQLLSQLKHPNIVTYKESWEGGDGLLYIVMGFCEGGDLYRKLKEQKGQLLPESQVVEWFVQIAMALQSDVWALGCCVYEMATLKHAFNAKDMNSLVYRIIEGKLPPMPKDYSPELAELIRTMLSKRPEERPSVRSILRQPYIKRQISLFLEATKAKTSKSNIKNGDSKSKPAAAVVSGNAESSHKAIPLQPHSSEGSKTDGMGEDKCLSQEKPIVIAPLKTPASLKGHTCNPDVSNTSESLATISKVNIDILPAERRDSLSAGLVRENQPRHLDAVRELEGNHSISQVKEKLQDGTKPSPQPRNLTPPWSSDDVTGERNDPVRPLQPLNKDQDQIPGECVTEKPDRTQLGLKPQSSGSEPSLSRQRRQKKREQPEHSGEERQVSRELCGEAAPRLLPSLPIVGKMDVTLTQKDAENERGVAIGSAASCSRSREASSSKDRPLSARERRRLKQSQEEVFPSDSACQEALSSQEQRNKAGRMVLPWAEGRDHSYYYKDRASRFYLLNADSVSSIMGSTLRELSHLLFMVTLKGPSVRRASLSASGPGKPQEEGQHAPARWLSPDCTVAQERKLIHCLSEEELSSSTSSTDKSDGDSKERKGHTNEMSDLVHLMTQTLKLESKESYEDLLVPEPVSEFKLHRKYRDTLILHGKVAEEAEDLHFKELPSAVMPGSEKIRRIVEVLRADVIQGLGIQLLEQVYDLLEEEDELEREIRLQEHMGEKYTAYSVKARQLKFFEENVNF from the exons ATGCCCCTGGCCGCCTACTGCTACCTGCGGGTCGTGGGCAGGGGCAGCTACGGGGAGGTGACGCTCGTGAGGCACCGGCGGGACGGCAGGCAG TATGTCATCAAAAAGCTGAACCTCCGAAATGCCTCCAGCCGAGAGCGACGAGCCGCTGAACAGGAAGCTCAGCTCTTGTCTCAGTTGAAGCACCCTAATATTGTCACCTACAAGGAGTCGTGGGAGGGAGGTGACGGTCTGCTGTACATCGTCATGGGCTTTTGCGAAGGAGGTGATCTGTACCGAAAGCTCAAAGAACAGAAGGGGCAGCTTCTGCCTGAGAGTCAGGTGGTGGAATGGTTTGTTCAGATCGCTATGGCTTTGCAG tctgATGTTTGGGCACTGGGATGCTGTGTTTATGAAATGGCCACCCTGAAGCATGCTTTCAATGCAAAAGACATGAATTCTTTAGTTTATCGGATTATTGAAGGAAAG CTGCCACCAATGCCAAAAGATTATAGCCCAGAACTGGCAGAACTGATCAGAACAATGCTGAGCAAAAGGCCTGAAGAAAGACCCTCCGTGAGGAGCATCCTGAGGCAGCCTTACATAAAGCGCCAGATCTCTCTGTTTCTGGAGGCCACAAAGGC AAAAACCTCcaaaagtaatattaaaaatgGCGACTCTAAATCAAAGCCTGCTGCTGCAGTGGTCTCTGGAAATGCTGAATCAAGTCATAAAGCCATtcccctccagccacactctTCTGAGGGCTCCAAGACAGATGGAatg GGTGAAGACAAATGTTTGTCCCAGGAGAAACCCATAGTCATTGCTCCCTTGAAGACACCAGCAAGTCTGAAAGGCCACACCTGCAATCCAGATGTGAGCAATACCTCAGAATCATTAGCCACAATCAGTAAAGTGAATATTGACATCTTACCTGCAGAAAGAAGGGATTCACTGAGTGCCGGCTTAGTTCGGGAGAATCAGCCAAGACACTTAGATGCTGTTCGTGAGCTAGAAGGTAACCACAGTATTTCTCAAGTGAAAGAGAAGCTGCAGGATGGCACTAAGCCCAGTCCTCAACCCAGAAACCTGACTCCCCCATGGTCCTCTGACGATGTCACTGGGGAAAGGAATGACCCAGTGAGACCTCTGCAGCCCCTCAACAAAGACCAG gatcAAATTCCTGGTGAATGTGTTACAGAAAAACCAGACAGAACCCAACTGGGTTTAAAGCCACAGAGCTCCGGCTCTGAGCCTTCCCTTTCTCGACAGCGAcgacagaagaaaagagaacagcCCGAGCACAGTGGGGAAGAGAGACAGGTCAGCAGAGAGCTCTGTGGA GAGGCCGCTCCTCGACTTTTGCCTTCTCTTCCCATTGTTGGAAAAATGGATGTCACATTAACACAAAAAGATGCTGAAAACGAAAGAGGAGTGGCCATTGGGTCTGCTGCAAGCTGTTCGAGGAGTAGGGAGGCGTCCTCATCAAAG GACCGGCCGTTATCAGCAAGAGAGAGGAGACGACTAAAGCAGTCACAGGAAGAAGTGTTCCCCTCAG ATTCTGCTTGTCAAGAAGCGCTGTCTTCTCAGGAACAGAGGAACAAAGCTGGGAGAATGGTGTTGCCCTGGGCTGAGGGCCGCGATCATTCTTATTACTATAAAGACAGAGCTAGCAGATTCTATTTATTGAATGCTGACTCCGTCTCAAGCATTATGGGAAGCACTTTAAGAGAATTATCTCATCTCCTGTTTATGGTAACTCTCAAAG GCCCTTCAGTGAGGAGAGCTTCTCTGAGTGCATCAGGGCCAGGGAAACCACAAGAAGAAGGACAGCATGCCCCTGCCCGATGGTTGTCTCCTGACTGCACTGTGGCTCAG gaaaggaaactcaTCCACTGTCTGTCTGAGGAGGAACTAAGTTCTTCTACAAGTTCAACTGATAAGTCAGATGGGGATTCCAAGGAACG gaaaggTCATACAAATGAAATGAGTGACTTGGTGCACTTGATGACTCAAACCCTAAAATTGGAGTCTAAAGAGAGCTACGAAGATCTCCTGGTTCCAGAACCAGTGTCAGAATTTAAACTTCATCGGAAGTACCGGGATACGCTGATACTTCATGGGAAAGTTGCAGAAGAAGCTGAGGACCTTCATTTTAAAGAGCTACCTTCTG CTGTCATGCCAGGTTCTGAAAAAATCAGAAGAATAGTTGAAGTTTTGAGAGCTGATGTAATCCAGGGCCTGGGGATTCAGCTTTTAGAACAGGTGTATGATCTTTTGGAAGAAGAGGATGAATTGGAGAGAGAG
- the NEK4 gene encoding serine/threonine-protein kinase Nek4 isoform X7, translating to MPLAAYCYLRVVGRGSYGEVTLVRHRRDGRQYVIKKLNLRNASSRERRAAEQEAQLLSQLKHPNIVTYKESWEGGDGLLYIVMGFCEGGDLYRKLKEQKGQLLPESQVVEWFVQIAMALQYLHEKHILHRDLKTQNVFLTRTNIIKVGDLGIARVLENHCDMASTLIGTPYYMSPELFSNKPYNYKSDVWALGCCVYEMATLKHAFNAKDMNSLVYRIIEGKLPPMPKDYSPELAELIRTMLSKRPEERPSVRSILRQPYIKRQISLFLEATKAKTSKSNIKNGDSKSKPAAAVVSGNAESSHKAIPLQPHSSEGSKTDGMGEDKCLSQEKPIVIAPLKTPASLKGHTCNPDVSNTSESLATISKVNIDILPAERRDSLSAGLVRENQPRHLDAVRELEGNHSISQVKEKLQDGTKPSPQPRNLTPPWSSDDVTGERNDPVRPLQPLNKDQDRPLSARERRRLKQSQEEVFPSGPSVRRASLSASGPGKPQEEGQHAPARWLSPDCTVAQERKLIHCLSEEELSSSTSSTDKSDGDSKERKGHTNEMSDLVHLMTQTLKLESKESYEDLLVPEPVSEFKLHRKYRDTLILHGKVAEEAEDLHFKELPSAVMPGSEKIRRIVEVLRADVIQGLGIQLLEQVYDLLEEEDELEREIRLQEHMGEKYTAYSVKARQLKFFEENVNF from the exons ATGCCCCTGGCCGCCTACTGCTACCTGCGGGTCGTGGGCAGGGGCAGCTACGGGGAGGTGACGCTCGTGAGGCACCGGCGGGACGGCAGGCAG TATGTCATCAAAAAGCTGAACCTCCGAAATGCCTCCAGCCGAGAGCGACGAGCCGCTGAACAGGAAGCTCAGCTCTTGTCTCAGTTGAAGCACCCTAATATTGTCACCTACAAGGAGTCGTGGGAGGGAGGTGACGGTCTGCTGTACATCGTCATGGGCTTTTGCGAAGGAGGTGATCTGTACCGAAAGCTCAAAGAACAGAAGGGGCAGCTTCTGCCTGAGAGTCAGGTGGTGGAATGGTTTGTTCAGATCGCTATGGCTTTGCAG TATTTACATGAAAAACACATCCTTCACCGAGATCTGAAAACTCAAAATGTCTTCCTAACAAGGACAAACATCATCAAAGTGGGTGACCTAGGAATTGCTCGAGTGTTAGAGAACCACTGTGACATGGCTAGCACCCTTATCGGCACACCCTACTACATGAGCCCCGAACTGTTTTCAAACAAACCTTACAACTATAAG tctgATGTTTGGGCACTGGGATGCTGTGTTTATGAAATGGCCACCCTGAAGCATGCTTTCAATGCAAAAGACATGAATTCTTTAGTTTATCGGATTATTGAAGGAAAG CTGCCACCAATGCCAAAAGATTATAGCCCAGAACTGGCAGAACTGATCAGAACAATGCTGAGCAAAAGGCCTGAAGAAAGACCCTCCGTGAGGAGCATCCTGAGGCAGCCTTACATAAAGCGCCAGATCTCTCTGTTTCTGGAGGCCACAAAGGC AAAAACCTCcaaaagtaatattaaaaatgGCGACTCTAAATCAAAGCCTGCTGCTGCAGTGGTCTCTGGAAATGCTGAATCAAGTCATAAAGCCATtcccctccagccacactctTCTGAGGGCTCCAAGACAGATGGAatg GGTGAAGACAAATGTTTGTCCCAGGAGAAACCCATAGTCATTGCTCCCTTGAAGACACCAGCAAGTCTGAAAGGCCACACCTGCAATCCAGATGTGAGCAATACCTCAGAATCATTAGCCACAATCAGTAAAGTGAATATTGACATCTTACCTGCAGAAAGAAGGGATTCACTGAGTGCCGGCTTAGTTCGGGAGAATCAGCCAAGACACTTAGATGCTGTTCGTGAGCTAGAAGGTAACCACAGTATTTCTCAAGTGAAAGAGAAGCTGCAGGATGGCACTAAGCCCAGTCCTCAACCCAGAAACCTGACTCCCCCATGGTCCTCTGACGATGTCACTGGGGAAAGGAATGACCCAGTGAGACCTCTGCAGCCCCTCAACAAAGACCAG GACCGGCCGTTATCAGCAAGAGAGAGGAGACGACTAAAGCAGTCACAGGAAGAAGTGTTCCCCTCAG GCCCTTCAGTGAGGAGAGCTTCTCTGAGTGCATCAGGGCCAGGGAAACCACAAGAAGAAGGACAGCATGCCCCTGCCCGATGGTTGTCTCCTGACTGCACTGTGGCTCAG gaaaggaaactcaTCCACTGTCTGTCTGAGGAGGAACTAAGTTCTTCTACAAGTTCAACTGATAAGTCAGATGGGGATTCCAAGGAACG gaaaggTCATACAAATGAAATGAGTGACTTGGTGCACTTGATGACTCAAACCCTAAAATTGGAGTCTAAAGAGAGCTACGAAGATCTCCTGGTTCCAGAACCAGTGTCAGAATTTAAACTTCATCGGAAGTACCGGGATACGCTGATACTTCATGGGAAAGTTGCAGAAGAAGCTGAGGACCTTCATTTTAAAGAGCTACCTTCTG CTGTCATGCCAGGTTCTGAAAAAATCAGAAGAATAGTTGAAGTTTTGAGAGCTGATGTAATCCAGGGCCTGGGGATTCAGCTTTTAGAACAGGTGTATGATCTTTTGGAAGAAGAGGATGAATTGGAGAGAGAG
- the NEK4 gene encoding serine/threonine-protein kinase Nek4 isoform X6: MPLAAYCYLRVVGRGSYGEVTLVRHRRDGRQYVIKKLNLRNASSRERRAAEQEAQLLSQLKHPNIVTYKESWEGGDGLLYIVMGFCEGGDLYRKLKEQKGQLLPESQVVEWFVQIAMALQYLHEKHILHRDLKTQNVFLTRTNIIKVGDLGIARVLENHCDMASTLIGTPYYMSPELFSNKPYNYKSDVWALGCCVYEMATLKHAFNAKDMNSLVYRIIEGKLPPMPKDYSPELAELIRTMLSKRPEERPSVRSILRQPYIKRQISLFLEATKAKTSKSNIKNGDSKSKPAAAVVSGNAESSHKAIPLQPHSSEGSKTDGMGEDKCLSQEKPIVIAPLKTPASLKGHTCNPDVSNTSESLATISKVNIDILPAERRDSLSAGLVRENQPRHLDAVRELEGNHSISQVKEKLQDGTKPSPQPRNLTPPWSSDDVTGERNDPVRPLQPLNKDQDRPLSARERRRLKQSQEEVFPSDSACQEALSSQEQRNKAGRMVLPWAEGRDHSYYYKDRASRFYLLNADSVSSIMGSTLRELSHLLFMVTLKGPSVRRASLSASGPGKPQEEGQHAPARWLSPDCTVAQERKLIHCLSEEELSSSTSSTDKSDGDSKERKGHTNEMSDLVHLMTQTLKLESKESYEDLLVPEPVSEFKLHRKYRDTLILHGKVAEEAEDLHFKELPSAVMPGSEKIRRIVEVLRADVIQGLGIQLLEQVYDLLEEEDELEREIRLQEHMGEKYTAYSVKARQLKFFEENVNF; the protein is encoded by the exons ATGCCCCTGGCCGCCTACTGCTACCTGCGGGTCGTGGGCAGGGGCAGCTACGGGGAGGTGACGCTCGTGAGGCACCGGCGGGACGGCAGGCAG TATGTCATCAAAAAGCTGAACCTCCGAAATGCCTCCAGCCGAGAGCGACGAGCCGCTGAACAGGAAGCTCAGCTCTTGTCTCAGTTGAAGCACCCTAATATTGTCACCTACAAGGAGTCGTGGGAGGGAGGTGACGGTCTGCTGTACATCGTCATGGGCTTTTGCGAAGGAGGTGATCTGTACCGAAAGCTCAAAGAACAGAAGGGGCAGCTTCTGCCTGAGAGTCAGGTGGTGGAATGGTTTGTTCAGATCGCTATGGCTTTGCAG TATTTACATGAAAAACACATCCTTCACCGAGATCTGAAAACTCAAAATGTCTTCCTAACAAGGACAAACATCATCAAAGTGGGTGACCTAGGAATTGCTCGAGTGTTAGAGAACCACTGTGACATGGCTAGCACCCTTATCGGCACACCCTACTACATGAGCCCCGAACTGTTTTCAAACAAACCTTACAACTATAAG tctgATGTTTGGGCACTGGGATGCTGTGTTTATGAAATGGCCACCCTGAAGCATGCTTTCAATGCAAAAGACATGAATTCTTTAGTTTATCGGATTATTGAAGGAAAG CTGCCACCAATGCCAAAAGATTATAGCCCAGAACTGGCAGAACTGATCAGAACAATGCTGAGCAAAAGGCCTGAAGAAAGACCCTCCGTGAGGAGCATCCTGAGGCAGCCTTACATAAAGCGCCAGATCTCTCTGTTTCTGGAGGCCACAAAGGC AAAAACCTCcaaaagtaatattaaaaatgGCGACTCTAAATCAAAGCCTGCTGCTGCAGTGGTCTCTGGAAATGCTGAATCAAGTCATAAAGCCATtcccctccagccacactctTCTGAGGGCTCCAAGACAGATGGAatg GGTGAAGACAAATGTTTGTCCCAGGAGAAACCCATAGTCATTGCTCCCTTGAAGACACCAGCAAGTCTGAAAGGCCACACCTGCAATCCAGATGTGAGCAATACCTCAGAATCATTAGCCACAATCAGTAAAGTGAATATTGACATCTTACCTGCAGAAAGAAGGGATTCACTGAGTGCCGGCTTAGTTCGGGAGAATCAGCCAAGACACTTAGATGCTGTTCGTGAGCTAGAAGGTAACCACAGTATTTCTCAAGTGAAAGAGAAGCTGCAGGATGGCACTAAGCCCAGTCCTCAACCCAGAAACCTGACTCCCCCATGGTCCTCTGACGATGTCACTGGGGAAAGGAATGACCCAGTGAGACCTCTGCAGCCCCTCAACAAAGACCAG GACCGGCCGTTATCAGCAAGAGAGAGGAGACGACTAAAGCAGTCACAGGAAGAAGTGTTCCCCTCAG ATTCTGCTTGTCAAGAAGCGCTGTCTTCTCAGGAACAGAGGAACAAAGCTGGGAGAATGGTGTTGCCCTGGGCTGAGGGCCGCGATCATTCTTATTACTATAAAGACAGAGCTAGCAGATTCTATTTATTGAATGCTGACTCCGTCTCAAGCATTATGGGAAGCACTTTAAGAGAATTATCTCATCTCCTGTTTATGGTAACTCTCAAAG GCCCTTCAGTGAGGAGAGCTTCTCTGAGTGCATCAGGGCCAGGGAAACCACAAGAAGAAGGACAGCATGCCCCTGCCCGATGGTTGTCTCCTGACTGCACTGTGGCTCAG gaaaggaaactcaTCCACTGTCTGTCTGAGGAGGAACTAAGTTCTTCTACAAGTTCAACTGATAAGTCAGATGGGGATTCCAAGGAACG gaaaggTCATACAAATGAAATGAGTGACTTGGTGCACTTGATGACTCAAACCCTAAAATTGGAGTCTAAAGAGAGCTACGAAGATCTCCTGGTTCCAGAACCAGTGTCAGAATTTAAACTTCATCGGAAGTACCGGGATACGCTGATACTTCATGGGAAAGTTGCAGAAGAAGCTGAGGACCTTCATTTTAAAGAGCTACCTTCTG CTGTCATGCCAGGTTCTGAAAAAATCAGAAGAATAGTTGAAGTTTTGAGAGCTGATGTAATCCAGGGCCTGGGGATTCAGCTTTTAGAACAGGTGTATGATCTTTTGGAAGAAGAGGATGAATTGGAGAGAGAG
- the NEK4 gene encoding serine/threonine-protein kinase Nek4 isoform X5: protein MPLAAYCYLRVVGRGSYGEVTLVRHRRDGRQYVIKKLNLRNASSRERRAAEQEAQLLSQLKHPNIVTYKESWEGGDGLLYIVMGFCEGGDLYRKLKEQKGQLLPESQVVEWFVQIAMALQYLHEKHILHRDLKTQNVFLTRTNIIKVGDLGIARVLENHCDMASTLIGTPYYMSPELFSNKPYNYKSDVWALGCCVYEMATLKHAFNAKDMNSLVYRIIEGKLPPMPKDYSPELAELIRTMLSKRPEERPSVRSILRQPYIKRQISLFLEATKAKTSKSNIKNGDSKSKPAAAVVSGNAESSHKAIPLQPHSSEGSKTDGMGEDKCLSQEKPIVIAPLKTPASLKGHTCNPDVSNTSESLATISKVNIDILPAERRDSLSAGLVRENQPRHLDAVRELEGNHSISQVKEKLQDGTKPSPQPRNLTPPWSSDDVTGERNDPVRPLQPLNKDQDQIPGECVTEKPDRTQLGLKPQSSGSEPSLSRQRRQKKREQPEHSGEERQEAAPRLLPSLPIVGKMDVTLTQKDAENERGVAIGSAASCSRSREASSSKDRPLSARERRRLKQSQEEVFPSGPSVRRASLSASGPGKPQEEGQHAPARWLSPDCTVAQERKLIHCLSEEELSSSTSSTDKSDGDSKERKGHTNEMSDLVHLMTQTLKLESKESYEDLLVPEPVSEFKLHRKYRDTLILHGKVAEEAEDLHFKELPSAVMPGSEKIRRIVEVLRADVIQGLGIQLLEQVYDLLEEEDELEREIRLQEHMGEKYTAYSVKARQLKFFEENVNF, encoded by the exons ATGCCCCTGGCCGCCTACTGCTACCTGCGGGTCGTGGGCAGGGGCAGCTACGGGGAGGTGACGCTCGTGAGGCACCGGCGGGACGGCAGGCAG TATGTCATCAAAAAGCTGAACCTCCGAAATGCCTCCAGCCGAGAGCGACGAGCCGCTGAACAGGAAGCTCAGCTCTTGTCTCAGTTGAAGCACCCTAATATTGTCACCTACAAGGAGTCGTGGGAGGGAGGTGACGGTCTGCTGTACATCGTCATGGGCTTTTGCGAAGGAGGTGATCTGTACCGAAAGCTCAAAGAACAGAAGGGGCAGCTTCTGCCTGAGAGTCAGGTGGTGGAATGGTTTGTTCAGATCGCTATGGCTTTGCAG TATTTACATGAAAAACACATCCTTCACCGAGATCTGAAAACTCAAAATGTCTTCCTAACAAGGACAAACATCATCAAAGTGGGTGACCTAGGAATTGCTCGAGTGTTAGAGAACCACTGTGACATGGCTAGCACCCTTATCGGCACACCCTACTACATGAGCCCCGAACTGTTTTCAAACAAACCTTACAACTATAAG tctgATGTTTGGGCACTGGGATGCTGTGTTTATGAAATGGCCACCCTGAAGCATGCTTTCAATGCAAAAGACATGAATTCTTTAGTTTATCGGATTATTGAAGGAAAG CTGCCACCAATGCCAAAAGATTATAGCCCAGAACTGGCAGAACTGATCAGAACAATGCTGAGCAAAAGGCCTGAAGAAAGACCCTCCGTGAGGAGCATCCTGAGGCAGCCTTACATAAAGCGCCAGATCTCTCTGTTTCTGGAGGCCACAAAGGC AAAAACCTCcaaaagtaatattaaaaatgGCGACTCTAAATCAAAGCCTGCTGCTGCAGTGGTCTCTGGAAATGCTGAATCAAGTCATAAAGCCATtcccctccagccacactctTCTGAGGGCTCCAAGACAGATGGAatg GGTGAAGACAAATGTTTGTCCCAGGAGAAACCCATAGTCATTGCTCCCTTGAAGACACCAGCAAGTCTGAAAGGCCACACCTGCAATCCAGATGTGAGCAATACCTCAGAATCATTAGCCACAATCAGTAAAGTGAATATTGACATCTTACCTGCAGAAAGAAGGGATTCACTGAGTGCCGGCTTAGTTCGGGAGAATCAGCCAAGACACTTAGATGCTGTTCGTGAGCTAGAAGGTAACCACAGTATTTCTCAAGTGAAAGAGAAGCTGCAGGATGGCACTAAGCCCAGTCCTCAACCCAGAAACCTGACTCCCCCATGGTCCTCTGACGATGTCACTGGGGAAAGGAATGACCCAGTGAGACCTCTGCAGCCCCTCAACAAAGACCAG gatcAAATTCCTGGTGAATGTGTTACAGAAAAACCAGACAGAACCCAACTGGGTTTAAAGCCACAGAGCTCCGGCTCTGAGCCTTCCCTTTCTCGACAGCGAcgacagaagaaaagagaacagcCCGAGCACAGTGGGGAAGAGAGACAG GAGGCCGCTCCTCGACTTTTGCCTTCTCTTCCCATTGTTGGAAAAATGGATGTCACATTAACACAAAAAGATGCTGAAAACGAAAGAGGAGTGGCCATTGGGTCTGCTGCAAGCTGTTCGAGGAGTAGGGAGGCGTCCTCATCAAAG GACCGGCCGTTATCAGCAAGAGAGAGGAGACGACTAAAGCAGTCACAGGAAGAAGTGTTCCCCTCAG GCCCTTCAGTGAGGAGAGCTTCTCTGAGTGCATCAGGGCCAGGGAAACCACAAGAAGAAGGACAGCATGCCCCTGCCCGATGGTTGTCTCCTGACTGCACTGTGGCTCAG gaaaggaaactcaTCCACTGTCTGTCTGAGGAGGAACTAAGTTCTTCTACAAGTTCAACTGATAAGTCAGATGGGGATTCCAAGGAACG gaaaggTCATACAAATGAAATGAGTGACTTGGTGCACTTGATGACTCAAACCCTAAAATTGGAGTCTAAAGAGAGCTACGAAGATCTCCTGGTTCCAGAACCAGTGTCAGAATTTAAACTTCATCGGAAGTACCGGGATACGCTGATACTTCATGGGAAAGTTGCAGAAGAAGCTGAGGACCTTCATTTTAAAGAGCTACCTTCTG CTGTCATGCCAGGTTCTGAAAAAATCAGAAGAATAGTTGAAGTTTTGAGAGCTGATGTAATCCAGGGCCTGGGGATTCAGCTTTTAGAACAGGTGTATGATCTTTTGGAAGAAGAGGATGAATTGGAGAGAGAG